A genome region from Setaria italica strain Yugu1 chromosome III, Setaria_italica_v2.0, whole genome shotgun sequence includes the following:
- the LOC101766050 gene encoding uncharacterized protein LOC101766050 isoform X2 — translation MAADWLSARRAWEKWATKHVGPSGKQVQAALLLNYDPSGPSRLLPVIAEQEGTQLTAIDMQPFLDFVKRGNLQTEFFSIRPNQYLVTSIHDNWYCARCVNSTKSGGEGVIVMQIGAYLLICMYDGSLASASQAMVAADQFAMQFNRRTH, via the exons ATGGCGGCGGACTGGTTGTCGGCGCGCCGGGCGTGGGAGAAGTGGGCCACGAAGCACGTCGGCCCCTCCG GGAAGCAGGTCCAGGCCGCGCTGCTGCTCAACTATGACCCGTCCGGGCCGTCTAGGCTCCTTCCGGTCAT AGCAGAGCAAGAGGGAACACAACTTACAGCTATTGATATGCAACCATTCCTTGACTTTGTTAAGAGGGGTAATCTGCAGACTGAATTCTTCTCTATTAGGCCAAACCAAT ATTTGGTCACCTCAATCCATGATAACTGGTATTGCGCCCGTTGCGTTAACAGCACAAAGTCAGGAGGCGAAGGAGTTATAGTTATGCAGATTGGAGCTTACTTATTAATCTGTAT GTATGATGGTTCTCTTGCTTCAGCTTCACAAGCAATGGTGGCTGCTGATCAGTTTGCAATGCAGTTTAACCGGAGAACTCACTAA
- the LOC101766050 gene encoding uncharacterized protein LOC101766050 isoform X1, producing the protein MAADWLSARRAWEKWATKHVGPSGKQVQAALLLNYDPSGPSRLLPVIAEQEGTQLTAIDMQPFLDFVKRGNLQTEFFSIRPNQYLVTSIHDNWYCARCVNSTKSGGEGVIVMQIGAYLLICMMVLLLQLHKQWWLLISLQCSLTGELTNFLLV; encoded by the exons ATGGCGGCGGACTGGTTGTCGGCGCGCCGGGCGTGGGAGAAGTGGGCCACGAAGCACGTCGGCCCCTCCG GGAAGCAGGTCCAGGCCGCGCTGCTGCTCAACTATGACCCGTCCGGGCCGTCTAGGCTCCTTCCGGTCAT AGCAGAGCAAGAGGGAACACAACTTACAGCTATTGATATGCAACCATTCCTTGACTTTGTTAAGAGGGGTAATCTGCAGACTGAATTCTTCTCTATTAGGCCAAACCAAT ATTTGGTCACCTCAATCCATGATAACTGGTATTGCGCCCGTTGCGTTAACAGCACAAAGTCAGGAGGCGAAGGAGTTATAGTTATGCAGATTGGAGCTTACTTATTAATCT GTATGATGGTTCTCTTGCTTCAGCTTCACAAGCAATGGTGGCTGCTGATCAGTTTGCAATGCAGTTTAACCGGAGAACTCACTAATTTCCTCTTAGTATAG